GGTCGGTGGTGATGTTGATCCTGATGCCGCCGGTATCCATGGGCGGCATCAGTTCCCGGCCGACAACGGGCATCACTCCCTTGACACTGACAACAAACAGCGCCAGCAATACCGCGAAATAGACCAGCGCGACTGTTTTCCGCTTGAGCGCCGCCCCGACCGCGGCGGCAAAAAAGTGGTGGACGGCCTCGTTGGCCCTGCCGGTGATCCGGTGGAAAAACCTTTCCACGCGCAGGAGAAGGGGATGGTTGAGCGTCAGTATTTTAAGCGACAGCAACGGCACCGCGGTAATCGAGATGACATAGGAGGCGGCCAGGGCCAGGAGCAGGGTGACGGTCAGGGGCCGGAATACGGTCTGCGGGTAGCCGCCCACAAAAAGAATCGGGGCCAGGGCGATCATGGTGGTGACCGTGCCGGAGAGATCGGCGAACATGATCTCCCTGGTGCCCCGCATGACCGCCCGGTGGATCTCCGAGCCAAGCTCCCGGTAATGACGTTCAATGTTCTCCATGACCACCACCGCGTCATCGAGCAGCAGGCCCAGGGCCAGGATGATGCCGGTCAGGGTCACCACGTTGAACTCAATGCCCGCCAGCCACATCAGGGCAACGGTTGCGGCATAGACCAGCGGGATGGTGAACAGGACCACCAGCATCTGTCTGAAACTGGCCAGAAAGAGGAACACCACGAACACGGACATGAGAATCGCGTCCCGCAGGGATCCGAACATGTTCCCGGTGGACTGGACAATGGTGTCTTTCTGGGTATCGGTGATCTCCAGGCAGAGCCCCGGGTACCGGGCCTTGATCTCGGCAAGTTCAGTTTCCACCCGGTCAATGGTCCGGACCACGTCCGCGTCGAGCCCGCGCTGCACGGCCAGGGCGATGGCCGCCTTGGAGTTGCCGTAATAGCCGGCGCTGTTCTCATAATGGCCGAAATAGATGTCACTCACCTCGGCCAGGGTTACCGCCGGGGTCAGGCGCAACGACCCGAGCCCGGCCATACTCTCCTGCCGGCCGGGTGATTTGAGCAGATAGCGGCCCTGCCCGCCGCTGATAAAACCAACGGCATAGTCCCGGTTATTGGACTGCAGCACTGCCTGGACCATGCCGATGCTCAGCCCGTACCGGTCAAGTTTTTCCTTGTCAACAATGATCTGGACCTCTTTTTTATAGCCGCCGAACACATCCACGTTGGCCACCCCGGGGAGCTTGATCAACCGCTGCTTCAACCTGTTCTCCGCAAGCTGGCGGATATCCTCAAGTCCCATGCCGCTGCTGCCGGGACTTACGGCAATAACGACAATCGGCGCAGTGGCAGCGGATATTTTGTGGATCCGGGGTTCAAGGATGTCTCCGGGCAGGAGGGAGCGGATCTTGTTGATGGAATTGGTCACATCAGCGGCCGCCAGTTCGAGGTTTTTCTGATAATCAAACTCAGCGCGAATAACGCTGACCTCGTCGATGGTGGTGGAGTATACCCGGCGGATATTGTCCAGGGTGTAGAGTTCCTCTTCCACCGGAACGGTGACGTTGGCGGCAATGGTCTTGGCCGAGCCGCCCGGCTGGACGATGACCACGGCAATCTCGGGATAGTTGGACTCAGGGAACAGTTTCCGGTCGATCCGGTTGTAGCCCAGCACACCCAGGAACAGAAAAAGGGCCAGGAACGAGCAGATGAGATAGGGACGCCCCAGCAGACGTTCGATCCAACTGTTATTCATTGTTCTTTTCCCGGATAACCTTGATCCTGCCATAGGAGGGAAGCAGGCCCAGCTTGGCCTCGGCTGCCACGGCAACCGGTGTTGCCGGACACGGATCGATCAGGGCGAACTTCTTGTCCCGCGCCTTGACGGTTACCGCTTTTTCGGCAAAGCGGTCGCCCTGGAGGAGCATGATGCTCTCGCCCCGGTCCCGGTGGAGCAGGGCCCGGACCGGCACACCGCAGCCGGATCCGCTTTTTACCACCAGTTCGATGGTCAGATAACTGCCGTTGGGCCGGTCCAGCCGGCGGTCAAGGACAACCTCGGCAACCGACAACCCTCCCCTGGCATCGTTATACAGCCTGGTGATTTTTCCGGCCTTGCCCCCCTGGAGCAGGACCTCCATGCCCGGCCGGATCTCCGCCGGTCCGGGCATGAAGCTGAAAGTGAGTTTCTGCGGCAGGGAATTGAGTGAGATAATGGGGCGGCCGGGCGAGGCAAGATCACCTTGATGCAGGAAAACCGTGCCCACGATGCCGGCAAACGGGGCCCTGAGGTTGAGATAATCGAGCTGATTCTCAAGACCCCTGATCTTCTGTTCCAGGTCGGTTACCGTTGCGCCGGCAACCCCAAGGGCAACCCCGGCGGCCTCGAGCCTTTCCCGGGCCAGGCCGCCGACCTTGAACATGGCCTTGTTACGCTCATACTGGGTCCTGCTGTAATCATTCTGTTCCCGGGCCGCGGCAAGTTTTGCCCGCAGGGCGGCAATGGCGGCCAGGATCTCCTGGTCATCGATGCGCACCAGCAGGTCGCCTTGGCCCACCTCCCGGCTCTCGTCAACCAGGAGTTCACTGATCCGGCCGCTCAGCTTGGAGGAGATTGCAACACTGGTTGCAGATTCCAGTCTGGCCAGAAAGGTACTTGTCTGAAAAACGGTTCTGTTCTCCGGCAGCACTGTTTTGACCGGATGGGACATCGGGGTTGCCATCGGGGCCGCGGCTATGGTCTGGCTGCGTTTTTTCAGAAGCACTGCCCCGGCCACAATCAGGATGACGAGCAGAACCGGCAGGATAATTTTTTTCATCTGTTTTCTCCATGTTCGAGCAGGTAATCAAGATAAAAACAAGCAGTCTTATAACGGTA
This genomic stretch from Desulfobacterales bacterium harbors:
- a CDS encoding efflux RND transporter permease subunit translates to MNNSWIERLLGRPYLICSFLALFLFLGVLGYNRIDRKLFPESNYPEIAVVIVQPGGSAKTIAANVTVPVEEELYTLDNIRRVYSTTIDEVSVIRAEFDYQKNLELAAADVTNSINKIRSLLPGDILEPRIHKISAATAPIVVIAVSPGSSGMGLEDIRQLAENRLKQRLIKLPGVANVDVFGGYKKEVQIIVDKEKLDRYGLSIGMVQAVLQSNNRDYAVGFISGGQGRYLLKSPGRQESMAGLGSLRLTPAVTLAEVSDIYFGHYENSAGYYGNSKAAIALAVQRGLDADVVRTIDRVETELAEIKARYPGLCLEITDTQKDTIVQSTGNMFGSLRDAILMSVFVVFLFLASFRQMLVVLFTIPLVYAATVALMWLAGIEFNVVTLTGIILALGLLLDDAVVVMENIERHYRELGSEIHRAVMRGTREIMFADLSGTVTTMIALAPILFVGGYPQTVFRPLTVTLLLALAASYVISITAVPLLSLKILTLNHPLLLRVERFFHRITGRANEAVHHFFAAAVGAALKRKTVALVYFAVLLALFVVSVKGVMPVVGRELMPPMDTGGIRINITTDPNLPIAASKEITRQVNGILLENGRLKRLSAAIGSEAGVLSIGSGSGSDHIAITATYVNRHEREESIWDIEHRLRPLIAGIENIKRLDVVDYGATALASIRANIDVMLSGPDFDDLVRAGDQVEKALYKTRGVVSVSRTWDIDKIVYQLDINQERAALHGLNSSEIITQLQLLLRGARVATFAAANSTDFGVRLWLPAAQRDRFELLSTVLINTPNGEKIPLAALATVSRDLEPGLISREGLNYTLNVYGFREKTAISHIMDSFDQGFTGTTLPPSVTMEQVGDIKEFRNSAGRMVTAIGFAVILIFFTLIIFFDSIRISLMIILSIPLTIIGAAWTLLLLNYHVSMPAMMGFILLSGIIVNNAILLIHFAREKIARGMGKKEAMLESIRIRTRPVLMTAFAVAAGMLPVALGSAIGLERLAPLGAVAIGGLLVGTFLTLLFIPLIFIWTA
- a CDS encoding efflux RND transporter periplasmic adaptor subunit, with the protein product MKKIILPVLLVILIVAGAVLLKKRSQTIAAAPMATPMSHPVKTVLPENRTVFQTSTFLARLESATSVAISSKLSGRISELLVDESREVGQGDLLVRIDDQEILAAIAALRAKLAAAREQNDYSRTQYERNKAMFKVGGLARERLEAAGVALGVAGATVTDLEQKIRGLENQLDYLNLRAPFAGIVGTVFLHQGDLASPGRPIISLNSLPQKLTFSFMPGPAEIRPGMEVLLQGGKAGKITRLYNDARGGLSVAEVVLDRRLDRPNGSYLTIELVVKSGSGCGVPVRALLHRDRGESIMLLQGDRFAEKAVTVKARDKKFALIDPCPATPVAVAAEAKLGLLPSYGRIKVIREKNNE